One Drosophila teissieri strain GT53w chromosome X, Prin_Dtei_1.1, whole genome shotgun sequence genomic window, aatcgAGTACATATGTTTAAACATGCCGCGATCTCTTTGTGTGACCGCGCCTGTAGAATTGTGATTCAGGAACCGATGAGGTGGCCTCTTCTTTTCCGGCGTTCCTTCTCCTGTATAGTGcacttcagttcagttcagttcggttcgaTTCGATTCTTTCTTATATTTTCCGCTCCAGGCGCCTTCTTTGTTCCAGTCTATTGCGCCTCAGTAAACTGACGCACACGCAgttgaaatgcatttctttATAGGCAGCCATGTACCTGGAGATATAGCTAAATGCACCGATATGTCTGACCGTGAAGAGTATTTACAGTAACTATTTTCAAGCTGTCGCCGCTTAAGTCtatcatacatatatatgcatatagaaAGTACACTGCGAGttgtctatttttatttactgtATGTGCATTGCAGACATTGTAGGTTGTAGATATGcctacatatattttatttttcactgaTAGCCCTGAAGCTACGTCAGATGCGTTGATAGTAGATTATATTGAAAGCTATCGCTCTCTTTtcaatattgtattttttcgaTTCTGCGCTGCAGAGTTTTCACAGCGTTTGTGGCGACCTTGAACTGcatttgttgtaaattgtttgttttttgtttttgtttttgcatttgtgtatttgtatatttgtatttgtatttgcatttgcatttgatttcatttggtttttctgGTTGCGAAAACTCGTTTAGCCCGAAGGTTTCTCTTGTCTTCGACTGTGATTCTCTTTTGCGGTCGCCCAGCCCCAATAATATAGCCGCGATCATGATCACGATCAcgatcattatcattatccaCATGCGGTGCGGTCTGACCTGTTCTAAGCATTTGAACGATACTCCAGCCCGACTATGACCACTATTGCATTACTCACGGCATCGAAAGGCAATAAAGCCAGAAGATGACAGTTCGCTGGTCCATGAGTCagtatgtttatttataacctCGTATAACCTCCAATAGCAATGTCTTTGAGCCGTCTCCAATTACATTTAACCAAAAGATGGGCCGATCACGGCTATcagtaatttaataataatatagcGGAACTACAATTTCTGATCTAATAGCTTTGTAATTTagaaaatgaatatatattctatttCTTGATCCAATTAGATTCAAACACTTTCTTTACTTAGTGTTTAAATGTTACTAATTTGACCCAATTGTTTGTCTTTCAGATACCAATGCGATCACTCGTGAGTACACAACGATTTTAAGTAACAATAAGTTCCAGAAATGACTTGCAAACTTTTGCTGTAAATTTACCTAAAGCCACAGTTACACTATAATCCCGATTGAACAACCACAACAGACACTATTTCACTAATCCGCCCAAACTCGCACTAATCGTAACCCTTCATCCTCCCCCAATCCATTCCCTATTCAtcaatcaaatcgaatcaaatcCAATCCGAACCGAACCGACCAATCCCACCAATCCAACCAATCCATCCAATTCCATCCGATTTCAACCGTGCGGGCTGTCGTGGGACAAACTGCCTGGAGTGTGGGTGTAATCACCACGAACATGGTTGGGGCCAAGGGCCCACGAACTCGGAGAACTTGCGCGTCGGGGTGCTGTTCCATTTGACCCATGCGCAGGCGAACATGGTGCCAGAGATCAAGCGGCTTAAGTGCAGGATGAGCCTGATTTGCGGCTCCAGTAAGTCTGGAGCGGATTAGCGTGACGCGACCACACACCAGCTAGGCTTTTAATATACTCCGCATTCAGCAACTCATTGAGCCCACATGGGTTCGGTTCAAACTAATGGTGTAATCTCTTCCAGTCAAGTGCATGTTCAAAGAGTCGTTGGCCAAGGAGGAGATCATCGATGTTGTGGTGGAATTTATGCTGGGCGACAATCCTTCCTCCGCACTGGAGAAGCTCCGGCTGGAGGGCAACACGGCCACCGTCTGCGGCAAGGTCTTTAAGAACGGGGAGCCCACCTACAGCTGCCGCGAGTGCGGCGTCGATCCCACCTGCGTGCTTTGCGTCAACTGCTTCAAGCGCTCGGCGCATCGCTTCCACAAATACAAGATGTCCACTTCCGGCGGCGGCGGTTGCTGCGACTGCGGAGACGACGAGGCCTGGAAGAAGGATCACTACTGCGAGCTGCATCTGGTCAGTACCAATTACAGTACACACAGGTGCAAAGCAGCTAATAACATTCATCTGTCCAGGCAAATCGCAAGAATCCGCTGGAGAGCAAGATCCTGACAGACGCGGTACTGGAACGGGTTGAGATCTGCTTCGGGGCAATCCTCGCCTTCTGCGTAAGTTACTTGGAGATCGAGCCAAACGCCAGCCTGCAGTGCCTGGATGGCAACGTGGAAGGCGGCCAAGTGGACGGAGCGCAGTACTGCACGGTGCTCTACAACGACGAGTCGCACACGTTCGACCAGGTCATCCAGACGCTGACCAAGATCGCCAAGTGCCGGCCGAAGGACGCCATGGAAATTGTGGCGGCGATTGATCGCGAGGGCCGAGCGGTGGTCAAATGCGATACATTTGAGGTGGGCCAAGAGACACAACTTCTTCGCAAGAGCATCATTTATTCATAGCGGTATCCTTTTTTCAGGAGTGCAACAAACTAAAGGAATCCATCGAGAATCAGATGATCCTGCCGACCGCCCTGCTGTCGACGGCGCGCAACAACCAGTCCCTGCGGACATCGGTGCTGCACATCGGGGCCGTGGCCTGTCAGCAGTTCGCCCTGCAGCTGCTCGGCTGGTTCCAGGAGTTCCTGGTGCGCCACTATCTCTTCCGGAAAACGTTCTCCGAGCTGGTGCAGCGCAAACAGGAGGCTTTCTGCATCCGTCACATCCTGGAGTACGACGTGAAGCTGTGGAAGACGGCGCGCACCTGCTGGCACCGCCTGCTCATCTCTGGCATGCTCATGGAGTACGACAACAAGATGGTCCTAGCCCAGGAGTTTTCGCGTCGCTACGCCACTATTGTGGAGGACTTCATTAGCGATGACCACGATCACGCCTTTTCGATAGTGTCGCTCAGCGTTCAGCTGTTCACGGTGCCTAGCATAGCCCATCATCTGATCGCTCACGAGGGCATCTTTAACAAGCTGCTGCACACGTTCTACCACGTTGCCATCGAGAAGTTCATCCGTAACAAGACGCTGCACTTTAGCAAGAACATCGCCAGCCTCACCTTCTTCAAGCGGGCTAACTACATCCTCTACGATCTGCGATACCTGCTCAGCCTAAAGCCGGAGGTGATGAGCAACGATCTAAGGAGCGGTTTCCTAGAAGGTAGGCACCGGCAGCTTGTTGACTTTGTAAGCCATTCAAGATAACTGATCCCATTTGTAACACACAGGCTGTCGGGCTTTGATGCGCGTGCTAAACGTAATGCAGGGCATGGAGTCGATAACCAGGCAGACGGGCCAACACATGGACTACGAGCCGGAGTGGGAATGCGCCTTCAACCTCCACATCAAGCTGGCCACGACCATCTCGCAGGTGATTGAGTGGGCGTCCGGCGATGTGAAGCTGCTGCGTAAGCTCTACAAGATGACATTGCGGGCGCTGGTGAGCAACAGTTTTATAGTGGGTGGCGAGAGGACCGTGCAGCCGAAAAAAGTGGCTGGCCATTTAGCAAACTGTCTGGTTTATGATGTAGCAGTGCAGCCGGTGTCCATCCACCTGCCCTTGTCGCGTTTCTACGCCGGAATTTATCTGCACTTGGGTGCCCACGATTTAACCTACGACGAGCTGCAGACGGAAACAGATGCGTTAAGCATTAAGCTGACGCCCAGGGAGATCATCGAACCGGTTTTGTGCACCCAAGCCATGATCGCCCAGGTGGCCGCGGGCATGTGGCGCCGCAATGGGTACACCCTGTTGCACCAACTCTACTTCTACCGAAATGTGCGTTGCCGCGTGGAAATGCTGGACAGGGACATAGCCTGCCTGCAGATAGGCGCCTCCCTTATGGAAAGCAACGAGTTCCTGATCCATGTGTTGAATAAGTTCAACATGATCCCCTGGTTACAGGAAACCTACTGGTCCATGTTGTCCGATAATGATATGAACGATGAAATCATGCGAGAAGCATCAATCTTTGACGAGTTCCTGGAACTACTGATCGTGATCATTGGAGAACGTTGGATGCCTGGCGTTTCGATGGTGACCGAAGAGGATCGCCTGCGCAAGGAGATCATCCAGCTGTTGTGTATCAAATCCTACTCACACTCGGAGTTGAGTCGCGCCTTGCCGGATGGCAATAGCGGTAACAACGACATCATTTTCGAGGATGTCATCAACACGGTGGCCGTGTTCAAGAAGCCCGTCGGTGCCGACAGCAAGGGGGTGTACGAACTAAAGGAGCACTTGCTTGTGGAGTTCAATATGTACTTCTATCACTACACCAAAGAGGACAAGTCCAAGGCCGAGGAACAGCAGCGGGAGCGGCGAAAGGCCAAGAAGCAGCTTGTCTGCTGCCCGCCACCGATGTTGCCGCAACTAACGCCAGCCTTCACGTGAGTTTAAAGGCAACATGTCCGAATCTATATATTCACGCACGGCTCTTTCAGATCCATGGCGAACATCCTGCAGTGCCCTGTGTTCCTCAACATCTGCATGTTGGTTATGAACCGGGCATTGAATGTGCACAGTCGCTCTTTTACCGAATCGCATCTTCAAAAGGTAAATGTATTACATTTTACTGATGTATGAATCttactaatatttaatttcgtaTACTTCCCTACAGGTCCTTCACTTGCTGGGTTTTGCCATTCAGGAGGAGCTTAGCGAGCACTATTCCTTCTTGAGCTTCTACGAGCGTTCCCAACAGTACGGAATTCTGGAGAAGTTGGAAGAACTCGCCCGCTGCCCAAGGGTAAGTCTGATGcctaaaaaattaatttccactagctaatcctttttttttataattaccCGGCCAGTTGGAGGCTCATTACGACTTTGTGCTGTGGACCATCGAGCGCTACAAGCAGCTGCAGGCCAAGCAGGCGCCCAGTGATGGTGGAGCAGGACCTAGTGGCTCTCAGCAAAGCGCCGGGGAGGAACTGCCTCTCAGCTCCGAGGAGCAGGCGCGAGAGGAGAAGGAGAATCGTGCTCGCTTGGCGGCCGAACGTCGGGCCCAGATAATGGCCCAGATGCAGAATGCCCAGAAGTCGTTCATGAACAGCAATGCAGAAATGTTTGCGGCCACCGACAAGGAAACGCGCGAGGAGTCAGCATCCACGGGTGCCATGGATTGGGCGGATATACCGTCCGAGGAGGAACAGGGAGCAGTGGCCCTTAAGCCGAACATAGCCTGCTTGGGACCGAACCGCAAGCTTTATCAGGGCAGCGACGACACCTTCAAATGCATTCTATGCTTCGAGAACTGTGCCATCAGTCGATGCGGCCCGCAATTGGTTAGCTCTGCTTTCGTCCAAACCTCGCGTGTGATTTTCACTACGCCAAATTTGCGTAGTAGTCAGAGTGCACTGCACATGAGTTGCTGCGGCCATGTGATGCACTACAACTGCTGGCTGGAGTACTTCAGCAACGAGGAGTTCAAGGAGCTGCGTCGTCCACACCGCAATCGTGCGGTCCTAGGAAATCAGGCGGCCAACGTGGAGTTCCACTGTCCGTATTGCCGAACCCTAAGTAACACCATACTGCCGGTTACCGAAGCGTTGCCCGCTTTTTCGCCGGCTCCCACATCGACCGATAGCTATTTGCCATTGGACAGTTTCGTGGAGATAATGAGCACACTGGCCATCGAACTGGGTGCCATGAAGGACGACGAAGTGGCACAATTTCCAAGTCTGTCCAACATTCTGCGCATGTCCGGCGTGGTCGGGGGCTTGGCTCAATTCGAGCGGAGCGTGCAGCTAATCAAGAATCCTCCTAGGTTGCATGCCGACTTCAGCGAATTGATGCAATTCCTAACCAAAACGCTGCTAACAAATTTCATGCAGATTCAGAAGTCACATTTTAAAGACCATCCACCCACTGAACCTAATCCCGAATGCCTCGAGTTGGTGTCCATGCTGTGGGACACGTGCAGCTACACGCTGCAGGCGCTGGAGATATATTTATACGTGGTTCAAAAGCCATTGAAGGCCGAGCTGTCCATGCGCCACCAAAGCTGTGCCAGGAACTTGGTGAGGGCTTGCTCATTGCGTCCGTCGTTGCGTTTCGAAGCGGAGTTCTCCGCTAGACTCCTGGACACCGTCTTCAATCAAAATGGCACCAGTGTGCTCGAGTGGGACTGCTTCCGTGTGCTGGTGCCGTTCCAGTTTGGAGTGCTCAATCTGATGGTACCCGAAAAGGGTAAGtgtgaaaaagtttttattgacCAGCTGTAATTAACCAGATTGTTTCGTTATTTTTCAGGTTATAAATCAATCATACCCAGCGGCAGCATGTTCGACTTTTACATCCTGCAGACTATGTTCCTGGCCAATCTAACCAAGGCGGTCCTCTGCTTTGATGTGGATAAGGAAACAGCCGAACGAGCGCCCAATTCTGAACTGACACAATTGGATTACGTGGAGCAGCTACCGTCACGGATTCGGGACAACATGGTGGCCTTTTATCGCCGCTACAATATCCCAGCCAGAGTGCTGCAGAAGAATAAACAGAAGCAGATGGCGGAGGAAGACACGGAAGAGAATCAGAGTCATGAGCAGACAGTGGTGATACCCTGTGAATCGCATCATTTGGCCCTTCTCCTCGAGTACGTGCAGCGTCAGATGAGCTCATTTCTGCGCTGCTCCTGTCTCTTCTATCGCTTTCTTACCGATGTGGAGTTTCCAGACACGTTTCCCACAGATGAGCCGGATCGCTTTGATCTGATGTGCCAGTACTTGGGCCTGGATCCCATGCTGGGCGTCTACTTTGACATGGAGACGGTGTACGCCACCATGATGCACTCGTTTGCCTCGCATCCGCACATTGACCGTGACGTGGAGCAGCGTTGCCAGCCTGAGGCGCGTCGCTCCCTGCAGCTGGAACCGTGCCTGCGCCCGCTGCCGCGCTTGAAGGTACTGTGTGACGACTTCAGCGATTTAATCAACAGCGTATCGGACATCTTCTGTCCGAACAACGAGCGCGAGGCGATGAAGACGCCAACGATGTGCCTGATATGCGGCTCAATTCTGTGTGGTCAATCGTACTGCTGCCAGCCAGAGCTGGACAAGGTCTCGGTGGGCGCGTGCACTCATCACGCACACACTTGTGGCGCCGAGGTGGGCATCTTTCTGCGCATTCGCGACTGTCAGGTTGTGTATCTGGGCCGTGGCAAAGGGTGCTTCATTCCGCCGCCATATTTGGACGAGTACGGCGAGACTGATATGGGTCTGAGGCGCGGTAATCCACTGAGACTCTGCCAGGCGGCTTACAGCAAGATCTTCCTGCAGTGGCTGGGTCATGGACTGCACGAGGAGATCGCCCGGCTGAACGACAACACCAATGTGGCGGCGGCGCAGTGGCATCACATGTAGTCCTCCGCAGGCACCGAGAAGGGAGCAGAGGGCAGGCAGCAAAAAGGAAATGGCGGCAGTCTATGTGATTATTACATACTAACATTAGGAGAGCCTATTTATACGTCTAAGCATTTTACTACTTATCCGTTTTGGAGACGCGCTCACTCATCCAGCGAGCCAACCAAGCAAGCACCCAGCCAGCACCCCCATCCCACACAGTCAACGACACCAGCCACGAACACGCCAGCACCACACAATCCTGTCCAGCGGCCCCCTACCGGCAACTGAAACTattgtttgattttcttcttattaattaatattaattgattacaatattcttattatttttttgagaTAACGTTAGAAAACTTGTTGATAGTTTGAGCGGCCCAGCGCCCTCCTCtagttatatatatgtatgtatatatatgcatatgtatatatatatttatatatatgtatatatatatatgtaaccATATGCTAAAAATGTAACGACTAGGTTAAACTTTTGCCAGCACTTCAAATGTCACTAAAGGAAGTGCAACTAAAGGAAGAGaattacattaaaataatggcaaaaatttgtatgtcccgctctctccctctctctcactcCTGCTCATGCAGCCCCACTCGATGTATATATAGTCCCGAACTTTGAGTGCCGATCCTAACCAGGTTGAGATCCTATTTTTGGCGTTTGTTGAGTTGTATATTTAGTTAGTGTAAAAATATTGATACCGTTTAAGAGTACGTCCGAAAGTCGTAGTCGCTCCCCGCCCCCATCATCCCAATTCCACCACACGCCTCCCCATCCGCCGCCCACCACCTACGCACACAGTGAAGCATACACCTACAGTCGCCCTCTCTTTCAGAGCCCTGCCTTGACACCCATCTCTCTCTAACCCAAGGAACACAATAAAATTAGTCAAACCATGTTTACTTGATCAATATACTTAACACCCTATATGactatatatttacataataacaagcgtatatatatactatagaTACATAACACgcatatttctttttatgtattgtacaacaaaaaacaaaatcgactATGTATGTGAAATtcaacagaaaagaaaactaatgTTCTTGAAAAACATAAATCTTAAGAAAATGgataatgaaacaaaaaacaaaacaagaagcaacagaaataaatgcaaaattttaGTGATATTCAAGTGTCCTTGTGTTTTTAATGGGTGGCTTTCAACAAATCAAGTACGAACATAGCCCAAGTTCCAGTTATGACAGtgattattttcaaataaataaactcaacCTGATAGTTTTATTGTATCGAAATAATCATtagaaaatgaattttattaattaaatggttttaagTGTAAGCAAATATTGCATAAATGCAAAACCAATTGAAAACATAGAGGTACGTACAAAAATGACATTAGGCATTGTATGAAACCTTTAACTAACCTAAAATTTGATGCTCTGTTTGGCTGTGCCTAACTAATAGTTCGccatatctacatacatatgtagataaaCGCTAGATATGTCGGATAACGAGCTATGTTGAAGACAAAGGGCATATTCTTAGTTATACAATTGATTTTCCTTAAGCTTATGTACAATTTGGTATTTGAGTGAACGTTATTTACaaagaaagtgaaaaaaatatatatttttctcgTTGGCTAATTCGAAATATTGGAAAATTCTCGAAATTGTTCGTAAAATAATCGCTAAACGTATATATTCCCTAAGTATTGTGAATAAATTCAGAATATCTACAGAAAAATGCACAAGACGGCGTTAAAATCTATGTTTGGCAGCTGGGAGAGGGCACTTTTACTTGATGATGATCTCCGCCGGCGGCAAGATGTTGTCCCTGTACAAGCAGTACCAGATGCTGGAGTACCAAATGGTTCGGTCCCCCCACTCGCTGCCCGCCAGCACATGCCCAATGAATGGTGCGTCACGCGATCTGTTAGATAGAATGGATGATATTTAACTATTTCATTGCAGTCGCAGATGATGATGACCCACCTCATGATCTGCGCCTGCGTACGCTCCACAAAGGTGATGGCCCAGCTCCAGGGAAAGTCGCGCTTGCGCTCGCAGCCCAGGTACGCCGTGCTGCTCTGCAGAAAGATCTCCCGCACAATGGTCGTTTTGTCATTCTTGTCCTTCTTGGACACCACTATCTTTCCATCCCGCAGCTCGCACTGAAGCGTCTTAAAGGTTTTCGTTCTGGAGTCGGCGAATCGCAGCTCCTTGCCGGGCGTGACGGTGGCCAGATTTTTCACCGCTCTCTGGATCTCGCACAGCATCTCAACTGGACGAACCACCAGGTAGTTGTGCTTGCGATCCTCCTCCGGCCAATAGGACCAGTTCAGAATGACATCGAACACCTTGGTGTCATGGTGAAGCGGACGCTCTAAGCTGTCGTTCAGGATCACCTCGTACAGGGTCAACTGGTGGGTGGGCAGCTGCATCTTGGCGGAGTATTCGCGACACAGCTCGTAAGCGGTCTTTGTGGGCGATATGGTGGCATTCACTTGCGTCTTTTCCTGCATAAAAGAAAGTCATATGGTGTTAATAAAAATcacatattttattgttattataatcCCAcctctgttttgttttcaggATTAGGATTCAGGCTGATCCAGATCTTGATGTCCCCCGACTGCTTCACCGCATCCTTAAGCGTCTCGGCGGCCGCATAATACTTTTGCAGACATGCCAGCATGGCCTGCTCCCGTTTCTATAATGAGCATGATCTCAAATTTCatgatttaattttactttCAGTTAACTCACAATTTCATCGGCACTGCAGGGGAAAAGGTTTTTGTAGAGCACAACTAGATCGCTGAGCACATCCGCCTCCTTTTGCGAGTAGATTAGCTCGTCGCTCTGTGgattaaattacaatttgtaGGTTGAGCAAAGTTTAAAACTTATAACTAAAACTTATATCATATGGAAATTCAATTCCTTTAccttcttggccagcagcgTGGGACCCCAGATCATGGTTAGATTTTGAACACTCATCTTGTTCTTGGACTGCTGCGAACTGATAAAGACCAGATGACCCACAATTCGGCGCAGTGTTTCGCGCTCTATAGCGGATAGTCGAGCAAGTAGCTCCCGGTAGATGGGAATCTTTTCGGTGGCCACCGCCAGCTCCGTGACGAAGACAAAGCTGTCCGTCAGCTTGCCCAGCAATCGTTCGGGTAGATCGCGCATAAAGCGCTTGAGGACATTGGCCACATCGTGCTCATTGTATTCATTTCGGGTGATCTCCACATTGAAGGCGTCCGCACGAAAGGCGCTCATAAGCTTGTGCATGGAGTTCTCTGACCCGGACTTGCGATAGATACCCTCCGACATGGAACCGTGGATGTACACAAAGTTGATGCACTTGTCCACAATGACGGGCACATCGTATCGCGTTAGCTGTTGATCGCCCAGCGAAAAGCCATTGTTGTGGGCCACCTCACGGATGATGTGCCTCCAGATCTTAGTCTCGCGGGCGGAACTCATGATCATGTAGACCGCATACGGCGGGCAGTCAATCATCAGCATGGGACCGCTTTCCACGTGTAGATTGTCGATGGATTCGTCGCTCTCCTTCAGAactgtttaaatatatatgggTTTAATGGGATTTCACGAGGTTTAGTTCAAGGATCACCTCACCTATGCAGCGGGCTTTGCGCAGATCCATCTTCTCCACATTGCCGTTGGCCTCGCTTACGAAGATCAAGCGTCGCTGGCTCTTGCGAAGCACCAACCAGGTGCCGCTCCACTCCGAGGTGATAGAGTTCTGCAGATAAATGGCATAAGAATCCCAGGAATCAAGCTAATAAATGTACTCACCTTAAGATAACACCATCCAGCACGATAGTAGTGGCAAGTGTACTTCACCGGCAGGCTGTTCGTCAAGCTCTCGAGGATCTTTTGCATCCAGACGCCGCGTTCCGACTCCTTGCCCACGCCGTACAGATGCGAGACACGCTGCTGCTTCACATTCCCCGACGAGTTGCTGGTCATAAGAAGATTGGGATTGGAGGACATGGTATCGCCCGCTCCATTTCCGTTCTTCGGCTGTGACGTGGTTATCTCGAAGCAGTAGAAATGGGTAGCCGTGTCCGTGACGCGACTGTTGCTAACGCATTGCAGCGTGGTGATCGTGTCCAGGGGTATCATCTCTCTGGGCGTCTTCATCTCCTGGTCGAGGAACGTCTGGAACTGGCGTTCCCTGAGTATGGCCTTGCGATTCTGCATCTCTTTGAGTATGTCCTCCACGACACCGGATGGAAAACGCACCAGCGGACCCTCGTAGCGGATTAGCAAAGGCGATAAGCTCGGTCTTGGCACCATTTGCAGGGCCACCCGCACGTCGGACTGCCGCTGATTGGCTCCCCTGAAGCTGGCCTTTCGCTTCATGGCGTCCATTTTCAGTTTTACATTGGAGATGGCATTGATGGTCTGCCTGAAGCGAGAGCCGATGGTGGAGCGATTCTCCTGACTGCCGGCGGCATCCTTGCTGCCGCCAATGGCTTCCAGGTATGTGGGTGGGCTGTCGCCCTCAATGGGCGGCGTAGTTTTAGATGCGATGGGTGCTACATCGGAACATGATGCCTTGTCCGGCACAAACCAGTTGGTGCGGTTCCTTGAGGCGCTGGCCAAGTCCACTGGTCCACTGGCCTTATGTGCCGACTCCGGCATTCGGCTGAGATAGGGCTTGGCCCGCTCCTCGTCTCTGATCCGCTCCTGCTCCGAGTCCAGCATGTTCTCCATGCTATCGCTCAGCAGACGGGCATTCTGGTGCACTATCTGCGGCAGCTGGGGCTTAGGCGATGTGGCGGCACTCGTCGTGGGCTCTTCCTCGGAGGTGCACATGCTCACATCGTCCAGCTCCGCCTTCACCGTGCCGTAGGTGTCCTCCTCGAGCAGATgctcgagcagcagcagctcattGCTTTTGTTGGACCTGGCGAGCGTCGAACTCTTGCTGCTGAGCGGGTCGAACTCTTCTATGAGGGCCTGCGGCAGGGGAACCCCGCCCACAGCTCCTTCGGCGGCATCCAACTCCGAGTCCTCGGTGATGCaggccagctgctgctgctccgccaCCTGGCTGGGGGTCAGCACATTGCTGCGACTGCTCCCTGCTGTGGCCATTTCGAAAAGCTTGCCATAGGTTGCCTCCTGATTGGCGTACACCGGTTCGGGCGAGGAGCTggcctcctgctcctcatcctcctcctcgttctcgtcctcACCGTAGAACTCCCACGAATCGCTGCGTTCCGGTTTTGGGGTCTTGGTCTCCGCCTCGGCATTCTTGGCGGAGATCAGCAGCGATTCCTCGCGctctgcggctgctgccgcCCGATTGAGTTCCTCCAGTTGGGCGGAGTCGACGGGCGGACGTCGCAGTTCGATGTGTTCGTAGTTCTTACGACGCTTCTGGCGCACCGGCGGCTGCAGCGCATCCAGGCGGAACTGCTCCGGTTGCTGGGAGAGGCGGGGTGGAGGAAAGGCAGGCATGGGCAGTCGTGGCGACTCCTCGCCATTTGAGGAGCTGCTGCTCAGCTGCCGCTGGTTGCGCAGCTGCACCAATTGGGCAGCCTCCTGTGGGAGATTCCTGGACATC contains:
- the LOC122624824 gene encoding E3 ubiquitin-protein ligase UBR1 isoform X1, encoding MDRYDMEDVVVAPPAECSSPLKEWRLKRQAGTLDRSDIIEFLKRESPKYFDYQTSGTDTDTNAITRCRGTNCLECGCNHHEHGWGQGPTNSENLRVGVLFHLTHAQANMVPEIKRLKCRMSLICGSIKCMFKESLAKEEIIDVVVEFMLGDNPSSALEKLRLEGNTATVCGKVFKNGEPTYSCRECGVDPTCVLCVNCFKRSAHRFHKYKMSTSGGGGCCDCGDDEAWKKDHYCELHLANRKNPLESKILTDAVLERVEICFGAILAFCVSYLEIEPNASLQCLDGNVEGGQVDGAQYCTVLYNDESHTFDQVIQTLTKIAKCRPKDAMEIVAAIDREGRAVVKCDTFEECNKLKESIENQMILPTALLSTARNNQSLRTSVLHIGAVACQQFALQLLGWFQEFLVRHYLFRKTFSELVQRKQEAFCIRHILEYDVKLWKTARTCWHRLLISGMLMEYDNKMVLAQEFSRRYATIVEDFISDDHDHAFSIVSLSVQLFTVPSIAHHLIAHEGIFNKLLHTFYHVAIEKFIRNKTLHFSKNIASLTFFKRANYILYDLRYLLSLKPEVMSNDLRSGFLEGCRALMRVLNVMQGMESITRQTGQHMDYEPEWECAFNLHIKLATTISQVIEWASGDVKLLRKLYKMTLRALVSNSFIVGGERTVQPKKVAGHLANCLVYDVAVQPVSIHLPLSRFYAGIYLHLGAHDLTYDELQTETDALSIKLTPREIIEPVLCTQAMIAQVAAGMWRRNGYTLLHQLYFYRNVRCRVEMLDRDIACLQIGASLMESNEFLIHVLNKFNMIPWLQETYWSMLSDNDMNDEIMREASIFDEFLELLIVIIGERWMPGVSMVTEEDRLRKEIIQLLCIKSYSHSELSRALPDGNSGNNDIIFEDVINTVAVFKKPVGADSKGVYELKEHLLVEFNMYFYHYTKEDKSKAEEQQRERRKAKKQLVCCPPPMLPQLTPAFTSMANILQCPVFLNICMLVMNRALNVHSRSFTESHLQKVLHLLGFAIQEELSEHYSFLSFYERSQQYGILEKLEELARCPRLEAHYDFVLWTIERYKQLQAKQAPSDGGAGPSGSQQSAGEELPLSSEEQAREEKENRARLAAERRAQIMAQMQNAQKSFMNSNAEMFAATDKETREESASTGAMDWADIPSEEEQGAVALKPNIACLGPNRKLYQGSDDTFKCILCFENCAISRCGPQLVSSAFVQTSRVIFTTPNLRSSQSALHMSCCGHVMHYNCWLEYFSNEEFKELRRPHRNRAVLGNQAANVEFHCPYCRTLSNTILPVTEALPAFSPAPTSTDSYLPLDSFVEIMSTLAIELGAMKDDEVAQFPSLSNILRMSGVVGGLAQFERSVQLIKNPPRLHADFSELMQFLTKTLLTNFMQIQKSHFKDHPPTEPNPECLELVSMLWDTCSYTLQALEIYLYVVQKPLKAELSMRHQSCARNLVRACSLRPSLRFEAEFSARLLDTVFNQNGTSVLEWDCFRVLVPFQFGVLNLMVPEKGYKSIIPSGSMFDFYILQTMFLANLTKAVLCFDVDKETAERAPNSELTQLDYVEQLPSRIRDNMVAFYRRYNIPARVLQKNKQKQMAEEDTEENQSHEQTVVIPCESHHLALLLEYVQRQMSSFLRCSCLFYRFLTDVEFPDTFPTDEPDRFDLMCQYLGLDPMLGVYFDMETVYATMMHSFASHPHIDRDVEQRCQPEARRSLQLEPCLRPLPRLKVLCDDFSDLINSVSDIFCPNNEREAMKTPTMCLICGSILCGQSYCCQPELDKVSVGACTHHAHTCGAEVGIFLRIRDCQVVYLGRGKGCFIPPPYLDEYGETDMGLRRGNPLRLCQAAYSKIFLQWLGHGLHEEIARLNDNTNVAAAQWHHM